The Caenorhabditis elegans chromosome I genome includes the window CTGCCCAACTTCTCCATCTATTGTAACCAGCAATCAATGACTCCCCATTTCTATGATCCGGACAACAGAAAtcaattatctgaaatttaaccTTTTCTATTCATTTGATCTTCAGATTTTCTAAACCCGCCAGTTGATGGGAGAAATATGACCTTGGCAAAATGTGAGTGTGATTTATCACTTGGTTAACAAGGATATTTAATATAATAATGATCTATGTTATAATTCGATtactttaatttcaaaaacagaaacgcgaaattataaaaagaaGGATTTTTGctgactttaaaaataaataaaattgtcaaaaaaaaaccttcaagtTTCTGTACTTCGAAGTGTTCTATATCTTTTGATGTCTATACAATACAAtaattagaaataaattttgaaagcattttattatttattcttGTTCGCGGGtttgaagaaaatctgaaaactagATGAAAGTGGGCATCCGTCTTTTTCGaagtcttcaaaaaaaaacggttgtTCAATTTAAACGGATACTAATAAAATCTTGGATCCtagaataaacatttttgtttaatggGCACAACGGTTTGCCGCATTTCCTGAATAGACCCTCAATtttgtaggcaggtaggcagtcACATCTATGCGATGAGCTTATAATTTAATCAGTAAGTCATCTCACCATTGTAGTTCCTCCAGCAACTGCTGCTTCTGttcctttcaaaaaatcatctttTGTCACTTCTCCCATATATGGCATTTGCATATGTGTATGAGGATCAATACCTCCAGGAATCACAAGACGATCTGTTGCATCAATTACTTCTGTATCTGGTAGAGCAGTTATATTTGGAGATACTTCTctgaaatcgttttttttttcaaaaattatttggtaGAATCAACTTATTGGCGGATTTCGAttggggggtttttttttaaattaagaccTCTACTAACTAACTTATGTCTCAAATGTTTAGTATATTgccaaatattcaaaaagaaattgggGTTTTCACAAGAAATTTGTAGCAAAGAGCAAACGTCTACAGTGTTCtgaaacaaataattaaatcataattgaaattaaaaatcgtagaacacttttcagttgaataccaaaattatgatagatGAAAACTTAGATATTAGAAAGAAATTGATacttttttagattaaaaattcaagaatagtttctaaaaaatgttgaaaagttttcctATTTGAGCGTTATAGGAATAATCATTTTCCTCAGAGGCGCAAATCCATCTTCAAGAAAGAGATACCTAGATAAACTGAATTAcagtatatttattttatcacTATCACCTAATTAATTTAACTACTTAACTTAACTACAGTTTTTACACGCATTCTTCTTGTTTGAACTTACACAATAATTCCATTTCTAACAAGAACATCAGCTTTAAACATTCCATCTTCATTGACGACAGTTCCATTCTTGATAACAAGTGGTGGGGACATTTCCGAATCTCTtaaattagacaaaaaatgaattttcttgacgaaacacaaaaaactttgaaaatgaaaaaagaaatcttGATTTTGGGTGGAAGGAGGAGACTGATTGATAATAATAGTTGTGATAAGAAAGATAAAAGAAGAAGACGTACCCGGGGCGTGTGATGATAACGTACCCAGATTGATATAGACGATGTTAAAATCACGTTTCTTTAATCGGAAGTGAGAAGAAACCATATGGCATGATTGAAGATGGTACGGTTAGTCTGTCcagtttttgttcaaagttttagaaattatttggTAAATTAGACTAATTGACAAACAACAACTGAAATATTCGCCGATTGTGATGACTTGTTGAGAAAGATGTGTGATCAACGTGCTGGAGTCTTCACAATGAGCATGTTCTACACATATGCCATCCGTGCCGCTCTTTTCTATTTAAAGCTTAAGCTTCAATGTCTGAACGAGAATGGAAATGAGGATGCTCTGACAAAGGTCCCTTTCCTGACAAAGAAAACTAAATAGCTctgtatttcaatttttctttcctaCAAAGAATCTTTTACTGTCTCGATTGTTTATTGAAAGCATCCGTTGCACTTCAAACTCAATACTTCAAAATTCGTGAAATTTGAAGTATTAACTTTGAAGTTGTAATTAAACCTTTCCACTCCCAAATCCAAGATAATcgttttcaaaagaaaattttattcaaggTAGAATTATATATGAAAATATCCCCTttttggtctcgccacgagtttcttcaaatttcaaatgaagcCTGCTAGACAgtctgcgcctttaagaagtaCCGTAGTTTCCATGGATCGTTGTTTCGCAATTGTTATGGCttattttcccgttttttctttattcttCATAACTTCATGGTATTTTTTAACACAATTAGTTGaccaaaaataaagaaaaaacgagaaaaaatagaTTCAACATGAactgaataaatatttaaatttaaattaattttcaccgTTTCATCTTCACAGTATGAAATTCTAGAATTCGAATactatgtttaaaaattatttcggaacgtattttttatttctatgtAGAAAATACCGTACTAGACCTGTATGACTAACAAATTTCttactaattttcagtttgatcTACCCCGCTTAATGAGCGAATTTTGGTTGttattgttttcaatgatttcgatttttactTCACAATCGCATTCCAACAAATCAGTCTTCACTAAAGATGCGTTTTGTGTTCATCATTGCTTTGCTGCTCATTGGAGGTTTGTTTTTCActtgtattttgaaattaaattaattgtaACAAATTGCAGCATCTCTCGCTCACCCAGCCGATCCGATCCGTGCCAAACGTGATGTTTCCGCCAGTGAAGATGAGTTCAGCGGAGATTCATCTGGAGAAATTTCTGGCGAGAGTTCTGGTGAAGCATCTGGTGAAGCCTCGGGAGAAGCATCTGGTGAAGCCTCGGGAGAAGCATCTGGCGAATCATCTGGTGAAACTTCCGGCGAGAGTTCAGGAGATGAGGAAACTTCCGGCGAAGGATCTGGTGAAGAAGGATCCGGTGATACATCACCAGTCGTTCCTGTCGACGAACTCACTCTTCAACAGTTGGAGACACTCAACACGTATGCTCAACAAGTTCAAGCTGAATCACAGAAGCTCATTCACCAAGCTAACTTCGTCATCACTGAGGTTAGTTTCTCGACCCCttttaattcaatattttaaatctttCAGATGACTGCTCTCTCTGCTAACGCTCAAAACCTCGGAATCCTCTCGAACATCGTGCTTGCCAACTCTCAGATGGTTCTCGACAGTGCTCGTCTTTCACTCAATGAAACTGAAACCGAAACCGGAACATCTGCACCAGCTACTTGCGTCTCATCTGCTGTCTGCTATGGAGATTCTGGATGTGGAAGTGGAAAATGCATTGGAGCTCTTGCCGGAACTTGCAACTGTAACTCCTGTGTCTTTGGATGGCcgtaagttttcaatttatttcgcagcagattttaaaatattattatttcagatgCCAAGAGGACAGTGCTTGCGGAGGATTCAACGGTGCTTGCAACAGCATTACCGCTACTTGCGATTGTTTTGCTGCCTACACCAAGAACAATCTCACTCTGGCCGAAGCCCTCACTTCGTTCTGCAACGTGGAGACGTGCAATGGAGCCGAAGACAATGTCGAGAAGTGCCACGGATTGCCATGCAACTATGGATTCTGTGTTTGCTAATTGACCCCATCTTATCggcttttttttattttgcccAAATATATTGCACACAAGTTTAcggaatgaataaaaatttcatgattCTAATTAACTTcaacatttgaaatgaaaaaaatcaaaaaatcacttggaaaataattggaaCAGTTCTGGTTCGTCCATAACCGTCGTGTTCTCGATTTGTTCTGACATTCGGATCAGTTCCATCAAATTCGATGGTTTATGAGAATTTATTAATGGCCATTCAGGAGGTGGCTTTAGGTATACTCCATTCTTCGAAAGCATATGAGATCGATCAGATGAGAGCAAGGATATGTAGTTTTCTCCTGGAATTACacgaaattttctgaaaataattattcaaactGAAGAAAAAGTGTTAAAGTGTAGCAACCTTCTGAATTTAGTGTCACGCTGAGCCATTTCTGCGagattcatagttttttcccAATATTCTAAGAAATCACAACTCCATTCGAGTGTAGAATCCAAATCGTAGACTTTTGACccgtttttttccttttcaataGCAATGACGTGATAATCCCAGAGAACATGACCactgtaaaaataaattatgaaatcatgaaaattctttgatttttattttataattaatAACTTACTTGATACTTTTAGCAGCCTTTTGTTTCCACAGTGGTATCATTTTACAGTCGTTTGATATAATAATCGcaaatattccatttttatcATCTATTTTCTCAATCAACTTATAGACATTTTCTTCACAATAGCAAGATTGATACAATGCTTCCTCGGCCGAAATCATTATGCTTAAATTATATGGAAATGAGAAGGAgattctcaatttcaaaaacttttattccCGAGATGAACGGCATCGTAATTGCGGTATGAAATGCagtatttattttatcatttattcaaagtgaaacaattttatcgAGGGTATTAACTAATCTATTAcgcaatttcaacaaaaaatcatttaagaAATGAATCAAACATCCAGCTGAACATTTCCTGCTGATTTATCAAGGTACTTGTCAATTGTTGGTTTCAATTCCTTGGCAATAAAGCTCTCCGTCTGGGAAACACACCGCCCCGTGAAGTTTATCGGATTATTGACAAGCCCAACAACACGGTCGcgaacctgaaaattattgatagtTTTGTTCTGACTTGAATATTTGGTACGTCTTGTTTGAagtagaataaaaaattgaattttaattaaataataatttaatttaaaaaaataataataaaatcttACTGAATCGAAAAATGGATCGGCCATTGTCTGTCGaatatcaactttttgtgTGGCTTGAAGTTGTTTTGCTTCCAACGCAGTTTTTCTGATCACAGCATGAGCTTGTTGCCGATCGACACCTTCTTCCGTCAGCATCATCATTGCCTTTTCCAAACCAAGGAATGCAATTTCGTCTTCAACGATCTTCTTCACATTGTCTGTTTGTACACTAAGTCCTTCGAAGATGTTCTGAAAGATTGGATATAATTAGCTGGTAACTACCAAATACAacattattatattttcaaaatttttaacagtcTCGGAATACATAAAATATTATACTAACATTTTAAGAACACTAACTTGAAGAGTGGTAAGCAGAGCTTCAGCGGTAAGAAGTACATCTGGAATGAGCATTCTTCTTCCGGCAGAATCATCCAGTGTTCGCTCGAGGCCTTGATCGGCGAGAATCGTAAGTGCTTCTTGTGGGGCATTTATCAACTTTCTCGATAAAGCACAGCATCTTTCACTCTTCATTGGATTTTTCTTATATGGCATTGCAGATGAGCCAATCTGATCCTTCTCGAATGGCTCAAGAAGTTCTCCAAATGCCTGAAGAACACGAATATCCGTGCAAACTTTCTTAGCAGCAGCTCCGAGAAGAGAGAGGGAGAATACAAGCTGAGAGTCTTGCTGTCTTGAGTAGGTTTGCCCAGTTATCAAAAATCGGTtagaaaaattggcttttttggTGACCAATTCATCGAGAGCTTCAACTTTGCTCTCGTCTCCAGCGAATAGAGTAAGGAACGAGTCTTGTGTTCCAGTAGCACCCTTGATTCCACGGAATCTCATTTTGTCTCGAAACTCTGACAATGATTGGAAGGCCATGAGAAGCTCTTGAGCCCAAAGTACACCACGTTTTCCTACAGTAACAAGGGAGGCTGTCTGGTAATGAGTACGTCCGACAGTCACAACTTCCTTGTTCTTCAATGAAAAAGCGGCGAGACGATCAATGACAGTTGCGAACCGTTTAAGAATATGATCAATCGAATCTCGATAGGCAATAAGATCAGCATTGTCTTGAACGAAGCAAGAAGTAGCTCCGAGATGAATGATTCCAGCGGCCGTTGGGCAGAGTTTACCAAAAGCATGATTATGAGCCATCACATCATGCTTCAATTTTCTCTCTTCGGATCGGATAAAAGGCCAATCGAATACATCTCTATTGGATTTCATCTCATCAATTGCATCCTGAGTAACTTGTTTAAGACCGAGCTCTTTTTCAGCTTCAGCGAGCCAAATCCATAGTTGTCTCCAAAGAGTCGCTTTATTAGTCTCCGAGAGGATCGAAACAAGTGGACTATTCTTACAGTAACGAGTTGATAGAACCGACTCGAACTTGTCTTCGGAGGCCATGATACAATAAACTGAAACCAAAACgcttaatattttcagaacattcaaCATAAAACTGGTAGAATGTTTAAAGTGATACCACTAATACTAAATAGATAAGAAAATGGCGATAACCATGCAGAAAAGATACAAAAGAAACCATAAACGGAAAAATAATGTTGAAGATTCATGTTCGATAGGTGCAAAAAGAGTCACCAATGATAGCACAGTAAATAAAATAAGGGAAATACCAATCCAAAACGGGAAAGTGTATATAAGAGATCCTGCATACGAATGAAATTATGTTAATGTAGCTTTTATCAATAGTTGTACTTTTTCGGAGGTTGTAGAACATAACTGTGCGCTTCACACCATCCTATCGGTAGAATATCATGGGAGCTGAAATGAtagaattttcattgaaaaaatgtcgtTCGGTCATGATAAACTCACTCCACATCATACAGTTCATCAAATTCTTCATCCCAGCCGTCGAAATTGACATTTATCAGTCTTCCATGAACTGATTTCACTGTAGCTGGACAAATAAACTGATTTTCACACATGTCAGCAGCTTCAAGGCGTAGTCCTACcttaaaacaagaaacaatTATGAATAACTATTAATAGTGAAACAATCTCAAACGATATAAAACAACCCGTTTGGAAATCAGAATTACCTTAAATTTGTCTAATCTCTCTTGGGAAGGCATTGGCTTGAACAAGTCAAGCGGTAGGGTTTCTGCAGATTCTTTCTCCAAGTATTCATCCCATCTGAATGTTCCTTTGAACTCATCTGGCGGAACAAGTTCCAAATTATACTTTTCCGCATAACCAACTGGGAACATAAATGTATTATTGATATGAATAGGAAAACTGTCTTCAAGTGCATCTGGACCATCCATTCCCACAATAAGATATCCttcagttttgcaaaatttgagaatcgAAGCGACGTGGAGGTTATTGAATTGCTGAGCCAAGGGGTCGATGAGCTCAAACTTTTGTCCAACCTTAACTTTTCTCCAAATCATGGGATCAATTGGATCTTTTGCTAATTGATCAAATGTGACGTCGTCTGAGTCATATCTTggattttctccattttttattgcttgaGCAATTTTATTTGTGTGCTCAATATATTCCTTTTTCGCATTTAGTTGATATCCATTGACTGCTGCAAATCCAACAGGAAATATGAAGAAGCTTCCCTCGTCTATCCAATATTGAGATCCAGAGCTAAAGACTTGTCTGTCGTCATCTGCATCTGGAAGCGATTCGGGAAAGTCTTTCTTTGTGATAGATACATTCATTCGTCGTCCACATATTTCTTGAATTCGCGCTACGCGTATTTCAGTAGAATTGGAATAATTTAATAGTTCAAGACGTTGTCCAACTTTGAAACGATGC containing:
- the cpg-3 gene encoding Chondroitin proteoglycan 3 (Confirmed by transcript evidence), translating into MRFVFIIALLLIGASLAHPADPIRAKRDVSASEDEFSGDSSGEISGESSGEASGEASGEASGEASGEASGESSGETSGESSGDEETSGEGSGEEGSGDTSPVVPVDELTLQQLETLNTYAQQVQAESQKLIHQANFVITEMTALSANAQNLGILSNIVLANSQMVLDSARLSLNETETETGTSAPATCVSSAVCYGDSGCGSGKCIGALAGTCNCNSCVFGWPCQEDSACGGFNGACNSITATCDCFAAYTKNNLTLAEALTSFCNVETCNGAEDNVEKCHGLPCNYGFCVC
- the R06C7.6 gene encoding Protein N-terminal glutamine amidohydrolase (Confirmed by transcript evidence), whose product is MISAEEALYQSCYCEENVYKLIEKIDDKNGIFAIIISNDCKMIPLWKQKAAKSINGHVLWDYHVIAIEKEKNGSKVYDLDSTLEWSCDFLEYWEKTMNLAEMAQRDTKFRRKFRVIPGENYISLLSSDRSHMLSKNGVYLKPPPEWPLINSHKPSNLMELIRMSEQIENTTVMDEPELFQLFSK
- the adsl-1 gene encoding Adenylosuccinate lyase (Confirmed by transcript evidence) is translated as MASEDKFESVLSTRYCKNSPLVSILSETNKATLWRQLWIWLAEAEKELGLKQVTQDAIDEMKSNRDVFDWPFIRSEERKLKHDVMAHNHAFGKLCPTAAGIIHLGATSCFVQDNADLIAYRDSIDHILKRFATVIDRLAAFSLKNKEVVTVGRTHYQTASLVTVGKRGVLWAQELLMAFQSLSEFRDKMRFRGIKGATGTQDSFLTLFAGDESKVEALDELVTKKANFSNRFLITGQTYSRQQDSQLVFSLSLLGAAAKKVCTDIRVLQAFGELLEPFEKDQIGSSAMPYKKNPMKSERCCALSRKLINAPQEALTILADQGLERTLDDSAGRRMLIPDVLLTAEALLTTLQNIFEGLSVQTDNVKKIVEDEIAFLGLEKAMMMLTEEGVDRQQAHAVIRKTALEAKQLQATQKVDIRQTMADPFFDSVRDRVVGLVNNPINFTGRCVSQTESFIAKELKPTIDKYLDKSAGNVQLDV
- the adsl-1 gene encoding Adenylosuccinate lyase (Confirmed by transcript evidence) — translated: MASEDKFESVLSTRYCKNSPLVSILSETNKATLWRQLWIWLAEAEKELGLKQVTQDAIDEMKSNRDVFDWPFIRSEERKLKHDVMAHNHAFGKLCPTAAGIIHLGATSCFVQDNADLIAYRDSIDHILKRFATVIDRLAAFSLKNKEVVTVGRTHYQTASLVTVGKRGVLWAQELLMAFQSLSEFRDKMRFRGIKGATGTQDSFLTLFAGDESKVEALDELVTKKANFSNRFLITGQTYSRQQDSQLVFSLSLLGAAAKKVCTDIRVLQAFGELLEPFEKDQIGSSAMPYKKNPMKSERCCALSRKLINAPQEALTILADQGLERTLDDSAGRRMLIPDVLLTAEALLTTLQVSVLKITSSKDLVYKQTM
- the lin-61 gene encoding Protein lin-61 (Confirmed by transcript evidence), yielding MSEFLKIVRANKKSDRKLDKTYLWESYLHQFEKGKTSFIPVEAFNRNLTVNFNECVKEGVIFETVVHDYDKNCDSIQVRWFARIEKVCGYRVLAQFIGADTKFWLNILSDDMFGLANAAMSDPNMDKIVYAPPLAINEEYQNDMVNYVNNCIDGEIVGQTSLSPKFDEGKALLSKHRFKVGQRLELLNYSNSTEIRVARIQEICGRRMNVSITKKDFPESLPDADDDRQVFSSGSQYWIDEGSFFIFPVGFAAVNGYQLNAKKEYIEHTNKIAQAIKNGENPRYDSDDVTFDQLAKDPIDPMIWRKVKVGQKFELIDPLAQQFNNLHVASILKFCKTEGYLIVGMDGPDALEDSFPIHINNTFMFPVGYAEKYNLELVPPDEFKGTFRWDEYLEKESAETLPLDLFKPMPSQERLDKFKVGLRLEAADMCENQFICPATVKSVHGRLINVNFDGWDEEFDELYDVDSHDILPIGWCEAHSYVLQPPKKYNY
- the lin-61 gene encoding Protein lin-61 (Confirmed by transcript evidence); protein product: MLKLVILCFALFYNTVSSTRFLFGVEVKCDFDEVFQLTVSHWEDDGNTFWDRDEDITGRMTMFARKKIFFYQDGHHGFEFGKLEPYGWFLHNCTKNGNFREYRHGLSSTSGSNGLEYIEYTMSEFLKIVRANKKSDRKLDKTYLWESYLHQFEKGKTSFIPVEAFNRNLTVNFNECVKEGVIFETVVHDYDKNCDSIQVRWFARIEKVCGYRVLAQFIGADTKFWLNILSDDMFGLANAAMSDPNMDKIVYAPPLAINEEYQNDMVNYVNNCIDGEIVGQTSLSPKFDEGKALLSKHRFKVGQRLELLNYSNSTEIRVARIQEICGRRMNVSITKKDFPESLPDADDDRQVFSSGSQYWIDEGSFFIFPVGFAAVNGYQLNAKKEYIEHTNKIAQAIKNGENPRYDSDDVTFDQLAKDPIDPMIWRKVKVGQKFELIDPLAQQFNNLHVASILKFCKTEGYLIVGMDGPDALEDSFPIHINNTFMFPVGYAEKYNLELVPPDEFKGTFRWDEYLEKESAETLPLDLFKPMPSQERLDKFKVGLRLEAADMCENQFICPATVKSVHGRLINVNFDGWDEEFDELYDVDSHDILPIGWCEAHSYVLQPPKKYNY